GAAAAATTTTTGTGATGGCTTTAGCTGCGCCGGTTGTTGTTGGTACAATTGATTCAGCTGCTGCACGTGCCCGACGCAAATCTTTGTGTGGAGCATCATGTAATTTTTGATCCGTGGTATAGGAGTGTACCGTGGTGATGTAACAACTTTCAATGGTTCCTAATTTTTTCATCACTGCCACAAGCGGAGCGGCAGAGTTTGTTGTACAACTGGCGTTAGAAATAATATCTTCAGTTTCATCAAGTATCTGATCATTTACACCCATCACAATGGCTTTAATATCACTTGAATTTGGTGGTGCACTGAGAATAACTTTTTTAGCACCGGCTTGCAAATGCTGTGATGCCGCTTCACGAGTTAGAAATAGGCCTGAGCTTTCAAGTACAAGGTCAACACCAAAGTTTGCCCATGGAATCTCTGTTGGATTTTTACACGATGATACACATACTTTTTTACCCGCTATCATGAGATGATCGCTGCCTGCTGAAATTTCGCCTTTAAATCTGCCATGCACTGAATCGTATTTCAACAAATGCGCCAGTGTTGCAACCGGCGCCAAATCATTGATTGCAACAATTTCAATTTCAGGATTGGCAACTGCCAAACGTGTGAAACATCTTCCAATTCTGCCAAAACCGTTTATTCCTACTTTAATTGCCATGGTGATTTATTTTGTACAAAGTTATTTTAAACAGACGAATTAGCCAGAAGGCTTTGTTTAAAAAAACAAAACGAGTAATAAGAAATTATAAACTTGAAGAAAGGCTATTGATTTAATCTCTCAGGATTTGCATAGCATGTCATGTTTTCACCGCGAGAAAATGCAATCAATGTCATGCCATATTCTTTTGCAAAATCAACAGCCAGACTTGATGGAGCAGAAACTGCAATGATGACCGGAATTTTTGCTCTGAAACATTTTGATACAATCTCATACGAAACGCGTCCGCTGAATGAAAGTATTTTCGCTTTATCAATGGTTTGGTCTGTCAATAATTTGCCAACTACTTTGTCTAAGGCGTTGTGTCTGCCAATGTCTTCAAAAGCCGACAAACAATTTCCTTTTAAATCAAAGGCAGCTGCGCCGTGTGTGCCACCGGTTTCATGATAAATAACCTGCGTTTCAAACATTATTTTTTGCAGATTTTTTAACGTGTCATAGCTAATTCTATCATGAAATTTCACCGCGTTTTCATGTGGTAATAAATCTCCAAGTTCTTGTTTTCCACAAATTCCACATGATGATACAGAAAGCAAACTTCGCTTATTCAGATAGCCTTTGCCTAATTCATTTTTATTGCAGATTACATTTATTCGCTCAATATAACCCTGCTTTGATTTGAAATATTCAAAACTGGCTTGGGTGTTTTTATTGAAAATATCTTCACCGTAAAGTAAACCTCTCACCAATTCATTTTCAGCACCCGGTGTTTGCATCACAACGGTGAATGATTCTCCATTGATATCAATTTGCAGGGCTTGCTCAACAACTAAAGCGTCAGCAACTTTAGTTACTGACGCTTTTGAAAATTTATATCCCTGATACGTTAAATGAGATGCCGCCATGCGATTAAGACAGACCTGAAATCACGCCATTATTGTCAATGGTCATTCCTTCAGAAGCAGGTACAACAGGTAAGCCGGGCATACGCATCATGGCTCCTAAAATTGGAATGACGAAACCGGCACCGGCTGCAAATTCAAATTCACGAATGCTCACTGAAAATCCTTTTGGTCGTCCCAACAATTTTTCGTTATCTGAAAATGATTTTTGTGTTTTTGCCATGCAAATAGGTAAAGCCGACAAACCTAATTCATCAATTTTTTTCAAATCGGCAAGGGCTTGTTGACTGTATTCAACACTGTCTGCACCATAAATTTCTTTTGCAATAGTTTCAATCTTCGTTTTCACCGGAGATTTCCAATCATACAACGGTTTGAAATTATTTTTTCCTGCTTCTACTTCTGAAACAACTGCTTTTGCCAAGTCTGTCATTCCTTCACCTCCTTTTGCAAAGCCGCGCGCAACAACTGCATTTACTCCTTTTGCTTTACAGCGTTCTTGAATTAATTTTATTTCTTCTTCAGTATCACTTGGGAAAGCGTTGATTGCAACCACCGGATTTAAACCGAACTTTTGCATATTTTCTATGTGCTTTTCCAAGTTTTCAAGTCCTTTTGAAACACGCTCAACACTTGCGGTGTTGTATTCTTCTTTCACTGCTCCACCATGGTGACGCAGCGCTCTGATAGTTGCAACCAATACGGCAGCTTTTGGTTTTAATCCTCCTGATACACATTTGATATCTAGAAATTTTTCAGCGCCCAAGTCTGCTCCAAATCCTGCTTCAGTAACAACATAGTCAGATAGTGACAGGCCCATTTTTGTTGCAAGAATAGTATTGGTTCCTTGCGCAATATTTGCAAATGGTCCGCCGTGTATAATGGCAGGATTGCCTTCCAGTGTTTGCACTAAATTTGGTCTGATAGCATCTTTTAATAGAATTGCCATTGCATTTTCTGCTTTGAGATCGCGTGCGTAAATTGGTTTTTTATCAAAGGTAGTTCCAACATAAATATTACCCAATCGTCGTTTTAAATCTTCAAAATTTTCAGACATACAAAGGATTGCCATTACTTCAGATGCCGGTGTAATATTAAAACCGTCTTGACGCGGAATACCATTGCCTGTGCCGCCTAAACCAATAACGATATCACGCAGTGAACGGTCATTCATATCCATCACACGTTTCCATTTGATGGTTCTTGGATCAATGCCCAGGTTGTTGGTTTTATTCTGAATATTATTATCAATTAGGGCTGATAATAAATTATTTGCTTTTTCAACGGCAGAGAAATCTCCGGTGAAATGCAAATTAATATCTTCCATTGGTACCACCTGTGCATACCCGCCGCCAGCAGCTCCACCTTTGATTCCAAATACCGGACCCAAGGATGGTTCACGCAAAACAACGGTAGTTTTTTTACCTATTTTGTTGAGACCTTCGGTTAGTCCAATGGATGTGGTTGTTTTGCCCTCACCAGCCGGTGTGGGTGTTAATGCTGTAACTAAAACCAGATTTGCGTTTTCAATTTTTTTTGGATCTATCAAGTGAAGAGGTAATTTGGCTTTGTGCTTGCCATACATCTCAAGATCATCTTCTGTAATGTTTAGTCGTGACGCAATTTCACGAATGTGTTTAAGCTTTGCAGCCTGTGCAATTTCAATGTCTGATGGAAAATTTGCCATGGATTTGGTTTTATGTTTTAGTGTGAAAATAACTAATTTTTAGCTTAAATGATTCAGAATGCTAAAATATCTATCACCAAATTACTTAATTCAGTTCAGTTAAGGATTCAACGTTTTAATCAAACAACCGTGTTATTTTTTTTTAAAGAGAGGATTTCTCACGATGTCGTGTTGAGAAATTTTCATGAGTTTGACTTGCCTTGTTGTTCTTCTTTATTTGAATTGTGCTAATTTTGAAATGAATTTATTTGAAGTATCTTATGAACAGTAAACTGGTTTTCTGTCTGTTGATGTCGCTTGTTGTGGTTGCCATCTCAGGATGTAAAAAGCCGATTACTGAACCAAATTCTGGTATTTATCGCGGAACATTTTTTGAGATTTTTCAGAATACAGATACCGGCGCACAGGGTATCGCTTATCTTGCTTTGCATGACGAACAAATGTCTTATGAATTATCAGGTGATAGCCTTGCAGGGGCACCTTATGATGCGTATGGAACTTATTCAATTAATTCATCAACCACAATGAACTTTGTGAATTCAGGAAGTCTTTTACCCGGACAATCCAATATGTATACACTCGATACAACTTTTCAATACACCTTTGATAATCTCAAGTTTAAACTTTGGGTTACACGTGATACAGCGAAGTACGAATACTCGCTTATCAGAATTTAATCCAGACCAAATTTGTGAGGATCGTTGTGGCTGGCCTCTATTTCGTCTTTGATCAATTCAATCTTTTTTGAAATCATGGCAAATTCAGGGTGTCCATTGTCTTTCAGCCATTGGAAAGATTTTTCGTTTCCATCTCCGCTGAGTGCAACATGTTTGAGTACTTCAAAATTATTTTTTTCTAACCAGGCAATAGCAGTTTTGTTCCCTTCAACACCATTGATCATAGCCATCAGATGAGCGTATCCGTTTTTTACTAACCATTCACGCGCATCTTGTTTGAGGTGGAGTGCATAAACAAATACACCTAATTCTTTGTAATCAGGACTCTCCATAAACCAGTCTCGCAAGGCTTTATTGCCACCAATAGCTTCAGCCCAACCCAACAATATTTTTGGATGATAGCGCAACGGTTTTAATTTTACCGGTCCACTCACTAGAGTTTCATCTGTTTTTATTTTCTTCTTTCTGAATATCATATTTCATTTAGCAATGCCAAGAAAGCGGATAGATTTTATTTTACCATTGGCTACTGTAAAATCATAAGCTTCAGTAAAAGTAACACTGTCTTTTGAAAAATTATATTTTGTGAAGATGTGTTCTTGGTCATCTTCTTCTAACTCATTCAGGTGAATGGTTTGAATCAGTGTATTATTGCTGGAGTCAGGAGCGAGCATCCGTTCAATAATTTCTTGTGGTCCACTGTAAATGGTATCATACGCATTGTCAATGACAAAACAATTTTCATCAATAAACGGAGCAGCAGTAGATGGTTGATGATTTTCCCAAGCGTGATTAAAAGCTTGAACAGTTTCAATAGGAGTTGTTTGTTTATTTCCGGGATCAAACCACATGTACGCAACAATAATTGCAGTGACAACACCGGCGAGGTCAGCAAGTAATCCGGCTTTGATTGCATATCTTGTTTTTTTAATACCAACCGAGCCAAAGTACACTGCAACAATGTAAAAAGTAGTATCTGATGCACCTTGCATAACAGCGTTTAGTCTGCCAATAAAACTGTCAACACCATGTATTTGGAATGATTCCAGCATCATACCTCTTGCGCCGCTTCCGCTGAGTGGTTTCATAATTGCGGTAGGTAAGGCATGTACAAATTCAACGCTTGCAAAGAAGAGAGAAAAAAACCATTCAAAACCGCTCATGAGAAAACCCATTGCTCCTGATGTTCTGAATACACCAATTGAAACAATAATTGCAACCAGAAAAGGAATAATTTTAATTGCAATACCAAAGCCGTCTTTTGCACCATCAATAAAGGCTTCGTATACATTTACTTTTTTTATCAAAGCCATTAGTATAAAAGCACAAATGATACCGTATAAAATAATATTACTCAACAAACCACTTTGCACTTTTAGTTCTTGAGGAGACAATGAATCAAAGTAATAACCCAGTCCAATAACCGCGCCTGTCATTACTCCGAGGTAAATCAATACCGTTGGGTTCAGCAAATTAATGCGCTGATAAATAGCTACAGTAATCAAGCCAACCAAAGTAGAACAAAATGTTGCAATGAGTATTGGAATAAAAACATCCGATGGATCTTCAGCACCAAAAGTACTGCGATAGCTCATGATGGTAACCGGAATAAGCGTGAGTCCTGATGCATTCAGAACAAGAAACATAATCTGAGAATTGGATGCGGTATCTTTTTTGGGATTCAGTTCTTGAAGCTCATTCATTGCTTTCAAACCAACCGGCGTAGCAGCGTTATCAAGGCCAAGCATATTGGCTGAAAAATTCATCAGCATAGATCCTCTGGCAGGATGATTAGCCGGCACATCAGGAAAAAGTTTATTAAAAAATGGTCCAACAATTTTTGACATTACCTGAACTGATCCTCCCATTTCCCCAATTTTCATAATGCCCATCCAAAGACATAAAATTCCAGTTAGTCCAATTGAAATATCAAAAGATGTTTTAGCACTTTCAAATGTGCCGTTAACCATTTGAACAAAAACTTCAGTGTCTCCGCCAAATGTTTTGATGACAGCAACAACGAGTGCAATCAGAAAAAAAGCTATCCAAATGTAATTCAGAATCACGGTTGAAATTTTAATCTAAAGTAAGCGCAAATATTTTTAAATGAACCTGTGACTTTATTGAAGTTATTCAACTCACTTGTTAATTAATCCGAAATAAGAAATGACCTGATCAAAGAAAATGTCTCCGTTTTTTTCGCTCACTTCAGGATGAAATTGAACGCTGATCATTTTTTTAACAGGATGTGCCATGGCTTCGTTTTCACAGATCACTGACTTGCCAAGGCGAATAAAATGAGGTGGACATGTGACGTGTTCCTGATGATCCTCTTTCATTTGGAATTCTTGCTGAAAATTATTTAAAACTGGGTGGGCATACAGTTTTTGAATACTTTGCCAATCCCTGTCAGGTGTACATTTTCCAATTCTTCCTCCGTGTAATATACCAATGAGTTGGTGTCCAAAACAAATACCAAGTACCGGAATAGATAAACTTTTAACGAAGTCAAACCGCATGAGGTATTCATTATATTTTTCCCAAGGAATTTCAGAGAGCAGGACAGGAGAACCGCTTAGAATAAGAGCCTCGGCTTGATGAATTTCGTTGAGGTCTATCTGATCTTCAGATACAATTTTACATTGAATGTTTCTGGCAATGCACTTTTCGGCGATGTCTGGTGTTTTGCTGCTTCCCAGATTAATGATGATAACCATAGCGTTTACAATTCTAGTTCACCTATTCCTTGTCTTATTATTTCCGGTGCTCCGGCTGTGAGGTCAACTACGGTTGAGGGTTCGTTTTTACCCGTGCCTCCATCTATGATAGCATCTACCATGTTATTCCAGTTTTCAAAAATAGCTTCAGGGTCAGTTGAATATTCAAGAATAGAATCTTCGTCATGCAATGAACCGGTGACAAGTGGGTGACCTAATTCTTTGACCAATTCAAGTGCTATGTTGTTATCCGGAATCCTGATGCCAACAGTTTTTTTATTGGTTTCAAAAAGTTTTGGAATTTGTGATGATGCCTGAAGAATGAAAGTAAAAGGTCCCGGTAAATTTTTATTAAGGATTTTATAAGTTGGCCGATCAATGGCCTTTGTGTAATTGGCAAGTAGACTCAAATCATGAAAAATGATTGAGAAATTCGCATGTTTCATTTTTGCATCTTTCAGTTTTGCCAAACGCTCAATGGCTCTTTTATTGAGGAGGCTGCAACCAAATGCATACACGGTATCTGTTGGGTAAATAATGACACCACCTTTAGCAACAATTTCTGCTACTTGTTTGATTTTGCGTTGATCAGGATTTTCCGGATAGATTTTAAAAAGCATATCAGATGTAAATATATAAAAATCACTTCACGTAAACTCGTATTATCCATTGTCTGTATAAAGGATCAATGAATTCCATGGTCTTGCTGTTTATATCAACGACCTCTTTGTCAACCAATGCTTTTCGCACTCTGACTACGTTGGCTGAGCTTCCCAAATCATAGGTTATGATAATTTTTGTTGTGCTGAATATTTCATTTCAATGTCATCACCTTTCGTTTAATCTTTCTCTTTGTATGGTAGTTGGCTAAAAGAT
This genomic stretch from Crocinitomicaceae bacterium harbors:
- the gap gene encoding type I glyceraldehyde-3-phosphate dehydrogenase, with the protein product MAIKVGINGFGRIGRCFTRLAVANPEIEIVAINDLAPVATLAHLLKYDSVHGRFKGEISAGSDHLMIAGKKVCVSSCKNPTEIPWANFGVDLVLESSGLFLTREAASQHLQAGAKKVILSAPPNSSDIKAIVMGVNDQILDETEDIISNASCTTNSAAPLVAVMKKLGTIESCYITTVHSYTTDQKLHDAPHKDLRRARAAAESIVPTTTGAAKAITKIFPELEGKMGGCGLRVPVPDGSITDMTFNMDREISADQINQAFKLASQQELKGILDYTEDPIVSVDIIGSPFSATFDAELTSTIGKMIKVVSWYDNEAGYSNRLVDLILKVGSKK
- the fdhD gene encoding formate dehydrogenase accessory sulfurtransferase FdhD, with the translated sequence MAASHLTYQGYKFSKASVTKVADALVVEQALQIDINGESFTVVMQTPGAENELVRGLLYGEDIFNKNTQASFEYFKSKQGYIERINVICNKNELGKGYLNKRSLLSVSSCGICGKQELGDLLPHENAVKFHDRISYDTLKNLQKIMFETQVIYHETGGTHGAAAFDLKGNCLSAFEDIGRHNALDKVVGKLLTDQTIDKAKILSFSGRVSYEIVSKCFRAKIPVIIAVSAPSSLAVDFAKEYGMTLIAFSRGENMTCYANPERLNQ
- a CDS encoding formate--tetrahydrofolate ligase, translated to MANFPSDIEIAQAAKLKHIREIASRLNITEDDLEMYGKHKAKLPLHLIDPKKIENANLVLVTALTPTPAGEGKTTTSIGLTEGLNKIGKKTTVVLREPSLGPVFGIKGGAAGGGYAQVVPMEDINLHFTGDFSAVEKANNLLSALIDNNIQNKTNNLGIDPRTIKWKRVMDMNDRSLRDIVIGLGGTGNGIPRQDGFNITPASEVMAILCMSENFEDLKRRLGNIYVGTTFDKKPIYARDLKAENAMAILLKDAIRPNLVQTLEGNPAIIHGGPFANIAQGTNTILATKMGLSLSDYVVTEAGFGADLGAEKFLDIKCVSGGLKPKAAVLVATIRALRHHGGAVKEEYNTASVERVSKGLENLEKHIENMQKFGLNPVVAINAFPSDTEEEIKLIQERCKAKGVNAVVARGFAKGGEGMTDLAKAVVSEVEAGKNNFKPLYDWKSPVKTKIETIAKEIYGADSVEYSQQALADLKKIDELGLSALPICMAKTQKSFSDNEKLLGRPKGFSVSIREFEFAAGAGFVIPILGAMMRMPGLPVVPASEGMTIDNNGVISGLS
- a CDS encoding spore maturation protein, which encodes MILNYIWIAFFLIALVVAVIKTFGGDTEVFVQMVNGTFESAKTSFDISIGLTGILCLWMGIMKIGEMGGSVQVMSKIVGPFFNKLFPDVPANHPARGSMLMNFSANMLGLDNAATPVGLKAMNELQELNPKKDTASNSQIMFLVLNASGLTLIPVTIMSYRSTFGAEDPSDVFIPILIATFCSTLVGLITVAIYQRINLLNPTVLIYLGVMTGAVIGLGYYFDSLSPQELKVQSGLLSNIILYGIICAFILMALIKKVNVYEAFIDGAKDGFGIAIKIIPFLVAIIVSIGVFRTSGAMGFLMSGFEWFFSLFFASVEFVHALPTAIMKPLSGSGARGMMLESFQIHGVDSFIGRLNAVMQGASDTTFYIVAVYFGSVGIKKTRYAIKAGLLADLAGVVTAIIVAYMWFDPGNKQTTPIETVQAFNHAWENHQPSTAAPFIDENCFVIDNAYDTIYSGPQEIIERMLAPDSSNNTLIQTIHLNELEEDDQEHIFTKYNFSKDSVTFTEAYDFTVANGKIKSIRFLGIAK
- a CDS encoding threonylcarbamoyl-AMP synthase; the encoded protein is MLFKIYPENPDQRKIKQVAEIVAKGGVIIYPTDTVYAFGCSLLNKRAIERLAKLKDAKMKHANFSIIFHDLSLLANYTKAIDRPTYKILNKNLPGPFTFILQASSQIPKLFETNKKTVGIRIPDNNIALELVKELGHPLVTGSLHDEDSILEYSTDPEAIFENWNNMVDAIIDGGTGKNEPSTVVDLTAGAPEIIRQGIGELEL